ATCCAGACGGAGGAGTACACGATAGAGGTTTCTGGAGACAGAGTGACCTACAGGAGCGGTGAGGAAAAGCTGAGCCTCGGGGAGACCGTTTCCCTTCATTCGGGCGATATCTCCGTAACCGTCGGCAGGGGAAGGGCCAAGCTAAGGATAGAGGACGTGGTTATATCGGCCCGCGACGGGACGGTGAGAATCCGCGTTGGGGACAAAACTCACACGATTGAGAGCAAAGAGGCCTGCGACCTCGTTCTAAGGAAGGCGAAGGAGATAGTGGAGGAGCAGGGCGTTGAGATGGTTGAGGGCCTCGGAATAGACAGGGCTAAACTCAACAGGCGCGTCAAGGAGCTTATAGATGAGCTGATGAAGTACCTGGGGTGATTCCGATGATCTTTGAAAACGTGAAGGAAGTTGTGATAAAGGCCGTGAACGGGAAGGTAGAGATCGAGGGCTGGAAGGATAAACGCGTGGAAGTGAACTACACCCTTCACGGCGACGTTGACGTGAAGGTCGAGCAGAGGGGAAGCAGGCTGATCGTCAAGGAAGAGCCGAAGAAAAAGCTCATGAACCTATTCAAGAGCGGCTGGGCAGAGATTCACGTAAAAGTTCCCAGGAACGTCATCGTCAACGCCAAGAACGTCAACGGGGGGCTGAAAGCGAGGGGCACCCGCTTTGAAGAGGCGACCACCGTGAACGGGGAGATAACTCTCGAAGAGTGCGAGGTAAAGAAGTTAAGCACGGTGAACGGTGAGATAAGGGCTCACCTAACGGTGGCAGGGCCGCTCAGGGCATCGACGGTCAATGGAGACATAGAGATAACCATAGAGGAGCTTGAGGGGGATGTAGAGGCGAGCTGTGTGAACGGCGACATGACGCTCCGCCCCACAGACTTCTGCGACGCGAGGATAGTGGCCAAGGCCGTCCACGGGGACGTCGAACTGGTTGGCATAAACCCGGAGAACCCGGTAATAGGCACCGGAGACTACGAGGTGAAGGTCTCCACAGTGAACGGCGACGTGACGGTTGAACTGGTCTGACTTTCTTTTTTCGATAATCGCATAATTAAATAATTAAACAATTACATAGTTCAACAATCGAGCGGGGTGGAAGCGTGGGCTTAAACAGGAACTTCTGGCTCTTCGCAATAGGCAGGTTCGTCTCCCAGCTCGGCTGGGCGGTGCAGGATGTGGCTTTACCCCTCTACGTTCTGGACAAAACCCACAGCGGTTCCATGATGACGGCCTTTATCCTGGCAGAGATGATTCCAGCTTTGATAGTCATGCCCTTCGCCGGGGTTGTTGGGGATCGCTACAACAGGAAGCTCCTCATGGTGGGCTTCGATTTGATAAGGGGTGCCCTTCTCTTCGGTGTTATCGCCTTCAACCTCCTCAAAATTCACCAGCTCATAGTGGTTCAGGTGGTAATGGCCGTCATGGGGGCGTTCTTTGGTTCGGCGACGAGCGCGATGTTCCCTGATCTGGTGGAGCCGGACGAGCTTGAGAGGGCAAACTCAGTGACCTCCTCTATGAACATCCTGGCGAGGCTCATTGGTCCTGCTCTCGGCGGCTTCATCTACGCGATAGGTGGAATTCGACTGGCTATCCTCATCAACGCGGTCAGCTTCTTCGGCTCGGGTCTCTTCGAGATCCTCATAAAGTACGAGTGGAAAACGAGGGAGCTGGAGAGCTTCTTCCAGGTAGTGGAGGACTTGAAGGAGGGAATCTCTTACCTGCTCTCGAACAGGTATCTGAGAACGCTCATGTTCTTTGCCCTCTTCATGATAGCCTTTGGACAGCCCTTCGGGGCGGTTTTGCTTCCCTACTCCTTCAGGGAAGTTCTGAAGTTCTCAAGCTATCAGTTCGGCCTCCTTGAGAGCGCGTTCATGCTCGGGGCCCTCGCCGGGAACATGCTGATAGGTGTAAAGCTCGGTAGGGAAGCTGGAAAATACCTCTTCCACGCCCTCCTCTTCGACGGGATAATGATACTCCTCTTCACCTGGGCGATAAGCCCTCTCTCCTCACTGGACAAGACGGGGGCGTTCATCTTCCTGGCAACGATCAACGTCCTCTGGGGGGCCATTGAAGCCTTTTTCAACGTCCCGCTGAACGCCAAGATCCAGCGCGCCGTTCCCAGCGAGCTCAGGGGGAGAGTGTTTTCGGCCATGGCAGTCATGATGCACGTTTCCAGTCCTTTGGGCCTCCTGGCGGTCGGGCCGCTCCTCGACAGGTTCCCGGCCTGGGAGGTTTCACTCGGCCTCTGGACGGGAATGGGAGTTGTAGTCGCCTACTTCTGGGCAAGGCACAAGAAAACCCTACTGGCTGATGTGAGGACTGTGAAGGTAAAAGAGAAGAATGGAAGCCGGGAAGTTATTTAATTTCCTTCAGTTTTCCCTCCCTCTTCTCTATCGCCCTTGCCATTATGAAGAGCAGGTCGCTGAGCCTGTTGAGATAAACGAGCGCGTTCTGGCCGAAGCCGTAGTCGAGGACGAGCTTCGCAACCTTCCGCTCGGCCCTCCTCGCTATCGTCCTGCAGATATCGAGCTTTGCACTGGCCACGGTTGAGCCGGGCAGGACGAAGGACTTGAGCTGGACTTCCTCTTCATACCTGTGAATGAGCTCCTCGAGCCACTTAACGTCCTCCTCGCCGACCTTCGAGTACTTGCCCTTGCTCGCCAGCTCGGCCATGAGGTCGTAGAGCTGAACTTGGATCCTTTCGAGGATTTCGACCATTTCTTCCGGAACGTGGTGCTTCGCCTCGCCGATGAAGCTGTCAAGTTCGTCTATGCTCCCGTTCGCCTCCATAATAGGTGAGAACTTCGCAACGCGGTCGCCGGTGAAGAGGCCGGTCAGGCCCTTATCTCCCGTTTTCGTTGTAATGGACATTTTCCAACACCACCCATTATAGGTTGCCACGCCTTTTAGGACTTACTGGACAGATAGTTTCGGAAATTACCTGAAAAGTTGGGAAAAACTTATTTATACCCCAGTGCCGTTAGTTACCTAGGTGGTACCCTATGAAACGGTCCGCGCTGATGTTAGTAGCACTGCTAATCCTGAGCTTAATTCCTGCGTGGGCGATTAAACCAGTGGCCGCAGTTCAAACGAGTGTACAGCTTCCCCCTACGGACGATGCGTATGTCTACGAAAAGTACCCTGACAGTAATTATAGAGACAAGGACTATATTTGGGTAGGATACTACAACGGCGGTGAAGTGGCATTCCTGAAGTTCAATCTAAGTTCACTTCCAAAAAA
The genomic region above belongs to Thermococcus stetteri and contains:
- a CDS encoding DUF4097 family beta strand repeat-containing protein; its protein translation is MIFENVKEVVIKAVNGKVEIEGWKDKRVEVNYTLHGDVDVKVEQRGSRLIVKEEPKKKLMNLFKSGWAEIHVKVPRNVIVNAKNVNGGLKARGTRFEEATTVNGEITLEECEVKKLSTVNGEIRAHLTVAGPLRASTVNGDIEITIEELEGDVEASCVNGDMTLRPTDFCDARIVAKAVHGDVELVGINPENPVIGTGDYEVKVSTVNGDVTVELV
- a CDS encoding MFS transporter, whose protein sequence is MERGGSVGLNRNFWLFAIGRFVSQLGWAVQDVALPLYVLDKTHSGSMMTAFILAEMIPALIVMPFAGVVGDRYNRKLLMVGFDLIRGALLFGVIAFNLLKIHQLIVVQVVMAVMGAFFGSATSAMFPDLVEPDELERANSVTSSMNILARLIGPALGGFIYAIGGIRLAILINAVSFFGSGLFEILIKYEWKTRELESFFQVVEDLKEGISYLLSNRYLRTLMFFALFMIAFGQPFGAVLLPYSFREVLKFSSYQFGLLESAFMLGALAGNMLIGVKLGREAGKYLFHALLFDGIMILLFTWAISPLSSLDKTGAFIFLATINVLWGAIEAFFNVPLNAKIQRAVPSELRGRVFSAMAVMMHVSSPLGLLAVGPLLDRFPAWEVSLGLWTGMGVVVAYFWARHKKTLLADVRTVKVKEKNGSREVI
- a CDS encoding cob(I)yrinic acid a,c-diamide adenosyltransferase; protein product: MSITTKTGDKGLTGLFTGDRVAKFSPIMEANGSIDELDSFIGEAKHHVPEEMVEILERIQVQLYDLMAELASKGKYSKVGEEDVKWLEELIHRYEEEVQLKSFVLPGSTVASAKLDICRTIARRAERKVAKLVLDYGFGQNALVYLNRLSDLLFIMARAIEKREGKLKEIK